In one Solanum lycopersicum chromosome 11, SLM_r2.1 genomic region, the following are encoded:
- the LOC138339328 gene encoding uncharacterized protein yields MNIFHLVVHAQQVEDSRLRRKNREAKRAKSFESGSSNGRLEIQDKPRFKKRFSNQVPSKFPKARDDWVSNPKSQKRRGTTSPSKKPTCGKCCKKHWGECLVGTENCFGCVKSGYNVRDCLNVNGKDKGSGQASDSNVDASKKNRFYALSSRGEQKSSPNLSW; encoded by the coding sequence atgaatatttttcatctagtggttcatgctcaacaagtggaagataGTAGGCTAAGGAGGAAGAATAGAGAGGCCAAGAGAGCCAAGTCTTTTGAAAGTGGTTCTTCAAATGGAAGGTTGGAAATTCAAGATAAGCCTagattcaagaagaggttttctaatcaagttccttctaaATTTCCTAAGGCACGTGATGAttgggtgtctaaccctaagtctcaaaagaGAAGAGGTACTACCTCACCAAgtaagaagccaacttgtggaaagtgttgCAAGAAACATTGGGGTGAGTGCCTAGTTGGGACGGAGAATTGCTTTGGATGTGTTAAAAGTGGTTACAATGTGAGAGATTGCCTTAATGTGAATGGGAAAGACAAGGGAAGTGGACAAGCAAGTGATTCAAATGTTGATGCTTCGAAAAAGAATCGCTTTTATGCTCTCAGTTCTAGGGGTGAACAGAAGAGTTCTCCCAACCTTTCATGGTGA